The sequence AGGAAATCCGGAAGGCGGGAGAGCGGGCCGCGGCGTTGACGCGCCAGTTGCTGGCCTGCAGCCGCAGGCAGGTGCTGCGTTCTCGCCAGATCGACCTGAATCACGTGTTGGCCGGCCTCGACGGCCTGTTGCGCAGCGCCGTCGGACGCGACATCGACGTGCAGTTTCACCTGGCGAACGGGCTTCCGGACATCACCGCCGATCCATCCCAGATCGAACAGATGGTGACCAACCTGGTCGTCAACGCCCGCGACGCGATGCCGAACGGCGGGAAGCTCGTCATCGAAACGGCAACGGGCACGCTGGACGCCTCGTGGGCCAGCCATGGGGACACGGTCGTACCCGGACAGTACGTGATGCTGGTGGTCAGCGATACGGGCAGAGGGATGGATGCCGACACCAAAACCAAACTGTTCGAGCCGTTCTTCACGACCAAGGATCGGGGACAAGGCGCGGGGCTTGGGCTCGCGACGGTCTACGGCATCGTGAGGCAGAGCGGTGGACATATCTGGGTCTATACCCAGCAAGGCGTGGGCACGACGTTCAAGATCTTCCTGCCGACGGCCGCGTCGCCCGAACTTCCCGCGCCCCCGGCTCCGGTGGCTGGGGCTCAGGACGGGAGTGAGACCGTGCTGCTGGTAGACGACGACGAACCCGTGCGCGAGTTGGCTGGCCGGGTGCTCCGCCGGTATGGTTACCAGGTGCTCACAGCCGGAAACGCCGCGGAAGCTGAGAAGGTATTCGATCGGCACGCGAATCAGATTCAACTGCTTCTGACCGACATCATCATGCCGCGGACGAGCGGGCTCGAGCTGGCGAGTCGTCTCAAGGCGATCAAGCCCGGTCTGCAAGTGGTGTACATGTCGGGCTTCACCGAGGACGCGTTTGCGAATCGGGATCCGTTCGATCCCAAGGTGACGCTCATCAACAAGCCGTTCACACCGGACCTGCTGGCGACCCGGGTGCGTCAGGCGCTTGATCGGGTGTGACGTCTCGCGCGACGTTCTGTCATTTCTCTGATCTGCTGCTCGCGGGTAGTGGCCCAGTTTGTACTCGGTAGAATTGACCTGAATCAGGTTGGGCGTATACTTGCACCAGACCCCTGATGGTTCCTGGGGGTAGAAATGCCAGATGTGGATAAGGAATTAGCCGCCTACTCCAGGCTACAGCCCGGCCTCGAGGCCGATCACATGGGTAAGTGGGTACTGATTCATGACGAGACGCTGATCGGCTTATTCGATTCGTTCGAGGCGGCGGCTGATGACGGGGTCGGACGCTTTGGGCGAGGCCCGTACTTGATCCGCCAGGTAGGGGCGCCGCCGATTACGCTTCCGGCGTCCGTTGTATTCTTTCCTCTCGTGCATGCCTGACGTTCAATGCGGTTTCCCAGACGTTGAGGGCGGCGCTTCCGGTACAGACCTGCTTGTCGCCTACGGACCCACCATAGCGGTTGATATTGGGTTTGATTCGAACTATCGACCGCAGCAAGGCGGAGTGCCAGTTGCCGGAATCAGCGGGATTCTGGCACTTGTGGACACCGGGGCCACCGAGAGTTGTATCGACAGTCTCTTGGCGGCGCAGCTGAACCTGCCGATCGTCGATAGGCGAGTCACGTCTGGCGCGCACGGCAGCCGCGAGGTCAATGTTCACCTTGCGCAAATCCACGTTCCAGCGATCCCGTTCACGATCTGGGGCCAATTCGCCGCCGTCGATTTGGCGGCTGGTGGCCAACCGCACAAGACGCTTCTCGGGCGGACATTCCTCCGATCGTTCGTGATGCTCTACGTTGGTACCAGTGGAACCGTGACCATCCGTCGCCCCTAGTCGACGGGGCTGTTTTTCAAACTGACCCACTATCTGCTCGCGGATGTTCTTGTCGACGGGCGCGTGCGTTCGGTATAATGAAGAATCCCGGTGGTCGAGACGGGGCCGCCGACACGACCTGCAGTCGGCGAGTGCGCATCAGAGTGGGCCGCTAGCTCAATTGGTAGAGCAGCAGACTCTTAATCTGCGGGTTCACGGTTCGATTCCGTGGCGGCTCACCAGCCTTCGCTCTCCCTCCATCACACGGTCGAGCTTCGGCTGGCTACGCCAGCGGTGACACGCGAAGGCTGCGCGCCGAAGCAGCGGGAGGAGAGGTTCGGACCGCACCGTTGCGAAGGCGGGCCGCTTGCTCTCCCTCCATCACACGGTCGAGCTTCGGCTGGCTACGCCAGCGGTGGGGCGCTCGGTCAGGCGGCCGACTCTGGCACACCTTCCTCAACAACCTGCCATCGTGCTTCAATCGTGTCGGCCGACAGATCGGGACCACAATCCCATTCAACGAAGTACCCGCCGTTGAAAACCTTGACGAATTCGCCAGGGTCACGAAGGCCTTCGAATGCCTCATCTCCCAGATAGGGACGCACATCAAAGATGCCCACGCGACCGTCGTCCGCAATGACGGACAACGTCCAACCAGACTGTGGACGAAGTTCTTTGATTCTCATTGATCGAGCCCCTTGATTGGAAATGGTGTCTTGCCGTTCGCCGCCAAGTTCCAGTCGGCCAGCAGATCCTCTCGGTGAATCTCAATCCAAGCGACAATCAACTTGTGCTTGTGGGGTGGCAGTTCGCCGGCCAGAGTCGTTCCATCGAGAATCGAGTACACCGCGATGTCGCCTTGGTAATCAGCGTGTATATGGGGCACGTGATGTTTCTCACTGTCGCGAAAGAACATTCGAATGAGAATCCCGTAGAACATGGAAATCGTCGGCATGTCTCGCCTCTTACGCCATCGGCCGAGTGCGAACTCGATTCTACGTCACCCAACGACGTGCACCAAGGGGATGGGCTTGGTCCGCCTTGGACGACATCTGACGAAAGCCGGATAGGCATTCACATGGACTCGAGTGATGAGCCCAGGTCGCGGTTGCGCCCGGGTTGCGTCGCCCTGCGTCGCGTTGCCGCATTCTGCAAACCGCGGGCGCGGAATCCTTAGAAACTGGCGCTATTTCGATCCTCTGGAGCGGCTTTTAATCGTCGAACAACTCCGGCCGCGCGGACCGCAGGGCTGCCCGGACGGAACGGCCCGCAGTCACCGCTGCCCGGCACTCGTCCTCGAGGTACGAGG comes from Acidobacteriota bacterium and encodes:
- a CDS encoding ATP-binding protein, translated to MPLPDVRRQSPPDDTDRDEATRALRDSVEQFKSLVQHAAFGIFRTTQDGRILDANPALVRMLGYESVDEVIRLNIATDVWMDPPERAGLLPDTSGGIREVEVQWKRKDGSPITVRLRGRAVGGDPMVYEAFAEDVTQHRLLEEQFRQMQKMEALGRLAGGIAHDFNNLLSSILGYAELLSEQIAAGDPRLDDVKEIRKAGERAAALTRQLLACSRRQVLRSRQIDLNHVLAGLDGLLRSAVGRDIDVQFHLANGLPDITADPSQIEQMVTNLVVNARDAMPNGGKLVIETATGTLDASWASHGDTVVPGQYVMLVVSDTGRGMDADTKTKLFEPFFTTKDRGQGAGLGLATVYGIVRQSGGHIWVYTQQGVGTTFKIFLPTAASPELPAPPAPVAGAQDGSETVLLVDDDEPVRELAGRVLRRYGYQVLTAGNAAEAEKVFDRHANQIQLLLTDIIMPRTSGLELASRLKAIKPGLQVVYMSGFTEDAFANRDPFDPKVTLINKPFTPDLLATRVRQALDRV
- a CDS encoding DUF4160 domain-containing protein, with the protein product MPTISMFYGILIRMFFRDSEKHHVPHIHADYQGDIAVYSILDGTTLAGELPPHKHKLIVAWIEIHREDLLADWNLAANGKTPFPIKGLDQ
- a CDS encoding DUF2442 domain-containing protein, which translates into the protein MRIKELRPQSGWTLSVIADDGRVGIFDVRPYLGDEAFEGLRDPGEFVKVFNGGYFVEWDCGPDLSADTIEARWQVVEEGVPESAA